In the Chlorobium limicola DSM 245 genome, one interval contains:
- the ftsH gene encoding ATP-dependent zinc metalloprotease FtsH, which produces MPELKEKNTGKTNAKNVFKPVRDDQPQQDWMQGSGGGSKGKFPGFLVVMMLGLISIFVFQRFFSTPENPEITYNQYRAVLEKDLVTDITVKTYADRSAMLNGKLKSPSQLELKNNSFLQTDRFSVTIPAFTNEQADLLAAKGVQITVEEGSDGIGTVLMLFAPWIIFGLVYFFMFRRISQQNGGATKNMFNFGKSRAKMVTEFDVKITFKDVAGVDEAVEELKETVEFLTNPEKFQKIGGKIPKGVLLLGSPGTGKTLLAKAIAGEAKVPFFSISGADFVEMFVGVGAARVRDLFEQAKKNAPCIVFIDEIDAVGRSRGAGLGGGHDEREQTLNQLLVEMDGFTTSDNVILIAATNRPDVLDTALLRPGRFDRQITIDKPDIRGREAILAIHTRKTPLAGDVDISVLAKSTPGFSGADLANLVNEAALLASRKDKVSIDSTDFEQARDKVLMGPERKSMFLSDEQKKLTAYHEAGHVLVAANTKGSDPIHKVTIIPRGRSLGLTAYLPLEDRYTQDRQYLLAMITYALGGRVAEELVFDEITTGAANDIERATDIARRMVRQWGMSDKLGPINYSDGHKEVFLGKDYSHIREYSEETAMQIDNEVRKIIIDCMDNARAILNEKKELLHRLADTLIEKETLNAGEIDAIIGTA; this is translated from the coding sequence ATGCCGGAACTCAAGGAAAAAAACACGGGGAAGACCAATGCAAAGAATGTCTTCAAACCGGTACGTGACGATCAACCCCAACAGGATTGGATGCAGGGAAGCGGAGGGGGAAGCAAGGGAAAATTTCCGGGATTCCTTGTGGTCATGATGCTTGGACTTATCTCCATCTTTGTGTTTCAGCGCTTTTTCTCGACCCCTGAAAACCCGGAAATCACCTATAACCAGTACAGGGCGGTTCTGGAAAAAGATCTTGTTACCGACATAACGGTCAAGACCTATGCCGACAGATCCGCGATGCTGAACGGCAAACTGAAATCGCCATCGCAACTTGAGCTCAAGAACAACTCCTTTCTTCAGACTGACCGATTCAGCGTAACCATTCCCGCATTTACCAACGAGCAGGCTGATCTGCTCGCCGCAAAAGGCGTTCAGATTACCGTAGAAGAAGGAAGTGACGGTATCGGAACCGTCCTGATGCTCTTCGCCCCATGGATTATTTTCGGGCTGGTCTATTTCTTTATGTTCAGACGGATATCCCAGCAGAATGGCGGAGCGACCAAAAACATGTTCAACTTTGGAAAAAGCCGGGCGAAGATGGTCACCGAATTCGATGTGAAAATCACCTTCAAGGATGTAGCAGGAGTCGATGAAGCGGTTGAAGAATTAAAGGAGACCGTCGAATTCCTCACCAATCCCGAAAAGTTCCAGAAAATAGGGGGCAAGATTCCCAAAGGAGTGCTGCTGCTGGGCTCTCCGGGAACCGGTAAAACCCTTCTTGCCAAAGCCATCGCCGGTGAAGCCAAGGTTCCGTTCTTTTCGATTTCAGGTGCAGATTTTGTTGAAATGTTTGTCGGCGTAGGTGCGGCCCGAGTGCGGGACCTCTTTGAACAGGCAAAGAAAAACGCACCCTGTATTGTTTTTATTGATGAAATCGATGCTGTAGGCAGAAGCCGCGGAGCTGGTCTTGGTGGAGGTCATGACGAACGGGAACAGACTTTGAACCAGCTGCTTGTAGAAATGGATGGTTTTACCACAAGCGACAATGTCATTCTCATTGCCGCGACCAACCGTCCGGACGTACTCGACACCGCCCTGCTCAGACCCGGAAGGTTCGACCGGCAGATCACCATCGATAAACCCGATATACGCGGCAGAGAGGCGATTCTTGCCATTCACACGCGTAAAACGCCGCTTGCCGGTGATGTGGACATCTCGGTACTCGCGAAAAGCACGCCGGGTTTTTCAGGAGCGGATCTGGCTAATCTGGTCAATGAAGCAGCCCTTCTTGCGTCAAGAAAAGATAAGGTGAGCATCGATTCCACAGATTTTGAACAGGCTCGCGACAAGGTGCTCATGGGACCCGAAAGAAAAAGCATGTTTCTCTCCGATGAGCAGAAAAAACTTACCGCCTATCACGAAGCCGGTCACGTGCTTGTTGCCGCCAATACAAAGGGGTCGGATCCCATACACAAGGTAACCATCATACCACGGGGCAGAAGTCTCGGCCTGACAGCTTACCTTCCACTCGAAGACCGTTATACCCAGGACAGGCAGTATCTGCTGGCAATGATTACCTATGCGCTCGGCGGAAGGGTTGCCGAAGAGCTTGTTTTCGATGAAATCACTACCGGTGCGGCCAATGATATTGAACGGGCTACGGATATTGCCCGAAGAATGGTCAGACAATGGGGCATGAGCGACAAACTCGGACCGATCAACTACAGTGACGGCCATAAAGAGGTGTTTCTGGGCAAGGACTACTCGCACATTCGAGAGTACAGCGAAGAAACCGCCATGCAGATAGACAATGAAGTCCGTAAAATCATTATCGATTGCATGGACAACGCCAGGGCGATTCTCAACGAGAAAAAAGAACTGCTCCACCGGCTTGCCGACACCCTTATAGAGAAAGAGACCCTGAATGCAGGGGAGATCGACGCAATAATCGGAACGGCATAA
- the gltX gene encoding glutamate--tRNA ligase produces the protein MVAQRVRTRFAPSPTGYLHVGGLRTALYNYLFAKKMKGDFIIRIEDTDQSRKVEDAQQNLIKTLEWAGIVADESPVHGGSFGPYVQSERLHIYREYCDRLLEDKHAYYCFSTSEELEENRQLQLKQGLQPKYNRKWLPEEMGGAMPSSNIRKKMAEGSPYVVRMKVPDYISVWFEDMIRGPVEFDSSTIDDQVLMKSDGFPTYHFASVIDDHLMEFTHIIRGEEWLPSMPKHLLLYEFFGWEPPKFAHLPLLLNPDRSKLSKRQGDVAVEDYIRKGYSCDAIVNFVAMLGWNEGEGTEQEVYALQELIDKFSLERVGKAGAVFNVEKLNWLEKQYIKHRPAADIINTIRPVLASELAKRETLLSVDVITGDHYLEQVIELMRERVGFEHEFVTFSSYFFFEPESYEEEAVKKRWIPETNDLLREFTAELEVLEPFTAETIESALKAFVAPKGLKAAVLIHPLRILASGVSFGPSLYHMLEVLGREAVLRRITKGIEQISVAE, from the coding sequence ATGGTTGCTCAAAGGGTCAGAACGAGGTTTGCGCCTTCTCCGACAGGTTATCTGCATGTAGGCGGTTTGCGGACAGCCCTGTATAATTACCTGTTCGCAAAAAAAATGAAAGGCGATTTCATTATCAGAATTGAAGACACCGACCAGAGCAGAAAAGTTGAGGATGCACAGCAGAATCTTATTAAAACCCTCGAGTGGGCCGGAATTGTGGCAGATGAAAGTCCGGTGCATGGAGGGAGTTTCGGACCCTACGTGCAGTCGGAAAGACTGCATATCTATCGCGAGTATTGCGACCGTCTGCTCGAAGACAAGCATGCCTACTACTGTTTTTCGACATCCGAGGAGCTTGAGGAGAACCGCCAGCTTCAGTTGAAACAGGGGTTACAGCCCAAGTATAACCGCAAATGGCTGCCAGAGGAGATGGGCGGTGCCATGCCTTCCAGCAATATCAGAAAGAAAATGGCTGAAGGTTCTCCTTATGTAGTTCGGATGAAAGTTCCCGATTATATTTCCGTATGGTTTGAAGATATGATTCGTGGGCCGGTCGAGTTCGATTCCTCTACCATTGATGATCAGGTGCTGATGAAATCCGATGGATTTCCTACCTACCACTTTGCCAGCGTTATCGATGATCATCTCATGGAGTTCACGCATATTATCCGTGGCGAGGAGTGGCTGCCATCCATGCCGAAACACCTGCTTCTTTATGAATTTTTCGGATGGGAGCCTCCCAAATTTGCCCATCTTCCCCTGTTGCTCAATCCTGACCGCTCAAAACTCAGCAAACGCCAGGGTGATGTCGCTGTTGAGGATTACATCCGCAAGGGTTACAGTTGCGATGCGATTGTGAATTTTGTGGCGATGCTTGGCTGGAATGAAGGGGAGGGAACCGAGCAGGAGGTTTATGCGCTTCAGGAACTTATCGATAAATTTTCGCTCGAGCGTGTCGGCAAAGCCGGAGCGGTGTTTAACGTCGAGAAACTCAACTGGCTTGAAAAGCAGTACATCAAACATCGTCCTGCAGCGGATATTATCAATACGATCAGGCCGGTACTTGCATCCGAGCTTGCAAAACGGGAGACCCTTCTTTCCGTCGATGTGATTACAGGCGATCATTATCTTGAGCAGGTTATCGAGCTCATGCGTGAGCGGGTGGGATTCGAACATGAGTTCGTCACCTTCTCCTCATACTTTTTCTTTGAGCCGGAATCTTATGAAGAGGAGGCGGTGAAGAAACGCTGGATACCGGAAACCAACGATCTTCTTCGGGAATTTACCGCAGAGCTGGAAGTTCTCGAACCGTTTACGGCCGAAACCATCGAGAGCGCGCTTAAGGCTTTCGTTGCGCCAAAAGGTCTTAAGGCGGCCGTACTGATTCATCCTCTCAGGATTCTCGCTTCGGGCGTAAGTTTTGGCCCGAGCCTTTACCATATGCTCGAAGTGCTGGGCAGGGAAGCGGTACTCCGCAGAATCACAAAAGGGATCGAACAGATTTCCGTCGCAGAGTAG
- a CDS encoding HU family DNA-binding protein → MGNTTTKADLVNAIAHKTGMTKNETEAVVDCLFESIIESLKAGKRIEIRGFGSFNIRHKNLRQARNPRTGEKVTVDPKNVPTFKISKEFKHAVSESLKNGTA, encoded by the coding sequence ATGGGAAACACCACCACAAAAGCCGATCTGGTCAATGCTATCGCACACAAAACAGGCATGACGAAAAACGAGACCGAAGCCGTCGTTGACTGCCTTTTTGAAAGCATAATCGAATCGCTGAAAGCCGGTAAAAGAATCGAGATCAGGGGATTCGGATCATTCAATATCCGTCACAAAAACCTGCGTCAGGCACGGAACCCAAGAACGGGTGAAAAAGTAACCGTTGATCCGAAAAACGTGCCCACCTTTAAAATCTCCAAGGAGTTCAAGCATGCTGTCAGTGAAAGCCTCAAAAATGGCACAGCATAG
- a CDS encoding sodium:proton antiporter produces MLLRPRTVDKKTVVFFLFLFTVSGSSMLSAAGIQDAPLLHTAHQLPPLWLVVPFMLLLIMIATGPLFYHRFWERHYQKVATGLGGVVAVYYGFLMEHGQHALTHTLEEYLAFIALISSLFVVSGGILIRIERRGQPIVNGLLLLFGAVLSNLIGTTGASMLLIRPFMRINEGRLKAFHIVFFIFIVSNIGGGLTPIGDPPLFLGFLKGVPFFWVLSKVWLPWTVTIAGLVALFMLLDAKAGDPVKSAGEQGGGIRITGGKNFLYLAVIILAVFLDPAVISGFPSLQKLFHLPFGIRELILFAVSVAAYKTADHQALKGNEFNFEPIKEVAFLFIGIFATMIPALELIGAYAAVHAGDFSVTVFYWMTGALSGVLDNAPTYLNFLAGALGKFGLDIGSSADIRSFAAGVASPVQGDVSSGIYLMAISIASVFFGAMTYIGNAPNFMVKNIAAQAEVDVPDFLEYIFKYSFPVLIPFFAVIWFLFFNH; encoded by the coding sequence ATGCTTTTACGCCCACGTACGGTTGATAAAAAGACTGTCGTTTTTTTTCTGTTTCTGTTTACGGTATCCGGCAGCAGCATGCTATCTGCTGCCGGGATCCAGGATGCGCCACTCCTTCATACCGCCCATCAACTTCCGCCATTATGGCTGGTTGTTCCGTTTATGCTGCTCCTGATCATGATCGCAACCGGCCCTCTTTTTTATCACCGGTTCTGGGAACGTCATTATCAAAAAGTCGCGACGGGACTTGGGGGAGTTGTAGCGGTTTACTACGGGTTTCTGATGGAGCACGGCCAGCATGCACTAACGCATACGCTTGAGGAGTACCTTGCATTCATCGCGCTGATTTCCTCGCTTTTTGTGGTTTCAGGCGGTATTCTTATCAGAATAGAACGCAGAGGGCAACCGATTGTAAACGGGCTCCTGCTTCTGTTCGGGGCTGTGCTTTCGAATCTTATCGGCACGACAGGCGCGTCGATGCTGCTGATTCGTCCCTTCATGCGCATCAATGAGGGGCGTCTGAAAGCGTTTCATATTGTTTTCTTTATTTTTATCGTCAGCAATATCGGAGGAGGGCTGACTCCCATTGGTGATCCTCCGCTTTTTCTGGGATTTCTGAAAGGAGTGCCTTTTTTCTGGGTGCTTTCGAAAGTATGGCTTCCCTGGACGGTTACGATTGCAGGTCTCGTTGCCCTGTTTATGCTTCTTGACGCAAAAGCCGGTGATCCGGTTAAATCTGCCGGTGAACAGGGGGGAGGTATCAGGATTACCGGAGGAAAGAATTTTCTTTATCTGGCGGTCATTATTCTTGCGGTTTTTCTCGATCCGGCGGTCATTTCCGGTTTTCCAAGTCTTCAGAAGCTGTTTCATCTCCCTTTCGGCATCCGTGAACTGATTCTTTTTGCGGTATCCGTCGCAGCCTATAAAACGGCAGATCACCAGGCCTTGAAAGGCAATGAGTTCAACTTCGAACCGATCAAGGAGGTGGCGTTTCTTTTTATCGGCATTTTTGCCACCATGATTCCCGCTCTCGAACTGATTGGGGCCTATGCCGCAGTTCATGCCGGCGATTTTTCCGTAACGGTGTTTTACTGGATGACCGGCGCGCTTTCAGGAGTTCTGGATAATGCTCCAACCTATCTGAATTTTCTTGCCGGAGCGCTTGGCAAGTTCGGTCTTGATATAGGCTCGTCTGCCGATATCAGATCGTTTGCCGCCGGAGTGGCATCGCCTGTTCAGGGAGATGTTTCATCCGGAATTTATCTGATGGCGATCTCCATAGCTTCGGTCTTTTTCGGGGCGATGACCTATATCGGCAATGCGCCGAATTTTATGGTGAAAAATATTGCAGCACAGGCAGAGGTCGATGTTCCGGATTTTCTCGAGTATATTTTTAAATACTCGTTTCCTGTGCTGATTCCTTTTTTTGCTGTGATCTGGTTCCTGTTTTTCAACCATTAA
- a CDS encoding sulfite exporter TauE/SafE family protein translates to MQTVFLLIIGIAAGLLSGMFGVGGGIIIVPALVLLFGMSQHSANATSLVALLLPVGILGVMEYYRSGKITTENIWLGLILAAGLFAGAFFGARIASSLSSDLLRKAFALFTGIVALRLWFK, encoded by the coding sequence ATGCAAACGGTTTTCTTGCTCATTATCGGCATAGCTGCAGGTTTACTGTCGGGGATGTTCGGGGTCGGAGGAGGTATTATCATCGTTCCTGCACTGGTACTGCTTTTCGGCATGAGTCAGCACAGCGCCAACGCGACTTCTCTTGTTGCCCTGCTGCTTCCGGTAGGAATTCTTGGAGTTATGGAGTATTACCGTTCAGGAAAAATCACTACTGAAAACATCTGGCTGGGACTGATTCTTGCCGCCGGACTGTTTGCCGGAGCTTTTTTCGGGGCCAGAATAGCATCATCGCTTTCGAGCGATCTTCTCCGGAAAGCTTTTGCCCTTTTTACAGGAATTGTTGCCCTTCGTTTATGGTTTAAATAA